In the genome of Bremerella sp. P1, the window GCGTGTTGCTAGGAGTAATGAATGCCAGAGAGTTGCCGTGAAGGAGGCTCGCCGTACTCTTTCCCTTTACCGAGGCGACTGACCGTTTCGCGACGTCGATTAGGTAGTTTCCCAGACCTGAAGAAGTGAGGCACAACCGATTGGCATGCTGCCCCGCCAAACGTACTTGGCTGGATTGTTGCTTCGGGATTTGAGTCTCCCAAATCTCACCGGTCGCCGTGAAGCATATGTCTCCTTTGTGGGTAATACCGATTGGACCCTCGATTTCGTCGCACTCAAACATCTCCATCAGCCAAGGTGTTTCGTCGGGAGGCGAAGAGAAGACCTTCTCCATTCGGATCGCCTGTCCATCGAACGACACCGCACACCATTCGTCATTCCGAGGATTCCGGAAGAAACGGCCTGAGCATCGCTTCCATGAGCTAGGCATGGCATTGCTTTGCACTTCTTCACCAGAGTTCGGATCAATCGCACAAAGAGCCGTCGCCCCTTTCTGCCCAAGAAGCACCCCCGCTTTCAATGCCAACGGGACAATTTCGCTGGCGGTCTGGATTTCGCTTAAAGAGGTCGCTTGTTCGCTCAGGCTCGCCTTCAACAAATACTGTTGGCGAGAATTTGTTTCCACGATGACGGCATAGACCACGTCGTCAGGTTCATCAAAGTGGTACCACTGAAGGCGTCCCGCCGGTAAGTCGTCAGCCAATTGACGGGCTCCGACATAGACCTGGGAGTGCCAGTGCACCAGTCGCCGATCTTTCGTGATCCCGAGGACGCCATGATCGGCTAGATGCATCTGCTGGTCACTCGAAACGTTCACAGATAGCAGAAGTGGAAATGGCTTCGCTGAAAAGATGGCCGGTAGGTCGTTTGCCCAATCCTTCTCGACGAGAGCAGAAAGCTTCTTCGGCTTACTGCCATAGAGGTCATCCAGGTTCAGTATAAGTTCATTCAGCACCTTCTTTCCTTGAGCACCCCGCTGCTCCATGCGCATCGATCCGTCACGATTCACGGACGCGAGGTACAACATGGGAAACGCCTGAGCGACAAGCGCTTCCTGAAACGTTTTGTCGTTCGCTACATCGTCGGTCGTGATGAGTACTGGGTTGCTTTCCTCGTCTGGGTCTAACCTGGCCGCCAATGCTTTCAGTACTGGCCCGGGGTGCAACTCTGCCTGTAGACATTCCAAATGCTCGACAATGCCTTCACGCGTGAGAAGATCAACTTCTTTGACATGAGCACCTTCGGCACGGAATGCTTTGACGACCGTGTACTCATCAGCATTCGCAACTAAGGCCAATGCGACTGCCGTGGCGTAGAAGCGAGGGACTCCCCACATGCGAATCCCACAATCTAGAAAAAGGGAGAACTCACGCCATGTTGCCTGGGGTGGAGATTCCCGGCGAAGGTAAAGAGCTTCGTTGGAACTGATACGAACGGCAAGCGTCAGGTCATCGTGTGCCAGTTCGGTCAGCATCAAACGATCGAGTGACCCGCGATTCGAGATGTCTGAAATCCCACCGGTAGGTACTTCATCGGGGTCCGAGACCTTTCGAGGCAGCGATACGGCACCCATCAACTGTTTGGCAAGTTTGGCCACGCCTTGAAGACTGTCATCCTGTTGCAACTGGTCCAGCAAGCAACGCATCTGCTGCGACTGGGGAAGTTCCATCTCAGCCCGCTGCGGCAATGCATCAAGTGAAGTCCGCTGTCGTAGCTGAATGGATTGCTCGTCGACTCCTTCCAAACCTCGATTGAGCTGGATGAGGTCCGCCAACGAAAGTGCTCGAAACGGCACTACCTGAAAGCCTGGCGAGTTATACGTTGCGAGAATTTCGTCCATCCCGTGGGTCAAGTACTGGATGACCCCCGACGCTTCTTCAGCCGTGAAAAACGGTCGCACGTTCTCGAACACCATCTGACAGACGGTCACTCGTGCTTCGGTTGAACTCCTTAAGCTCATAGGTAACATCGTAAGTCTCTTGAGACCTCCGTCACCCACCAGAACGCTCTCGACTAGCTGACTTGATTCGACCGATGGCTGGTAAACTTCAACGCTACCTCTGACCTCGGAAACAGACTGTTCCCAACCTTCGCGCATCGAGGCCATCGTCACGACCACGCTCGACAGCGTCGGTAACCCTTGTGGTGCCAGTCGCTCCAAGATCTGGATTAGTTCAGCCTTGAAGATGATCGTACGGTTATCGTGCCAGCAGATTACTTCACCATCGTCCGACCATTTCCAGAAGGACCTGGTCGGCGGCAACAGGTATTTCTGCGCTTTGGTCATCTCAGCAGACATAGCCCAATTCCTCCGAAGTGGTTCGAACAGCCGAGCGGGTCGCCTGTACAAAACCCTCGTCCGCTAAGGACAGCCAGTGCCCTCCTTCCTCCATTACGGCCAGGTACCCTGGATCGATGGCCAATACTGCTTCAAGCACCCCGACGTCCACCGCCGGTTGCCATGTCCAACCGGCCTCCACAGCGACACGCCCGTGCACGACGAACCTTTTTCCGAAGATCGGTGGGAGCGGTTCTCCCCACACGAAAACCGTACCATCTGCCCTCGCAGCGAACGCAAGTCGATCGAGTCTTATCCGGGGCGCGGCGACGGCGTACTGGGTCCACACTTGGATATTCGTCTTGAGAAGCTGTGGTGTCTCGAACGTTTCGCTACGAACCAACTCAACTGGAATCGGACTTGGTGCGATACCGCTTAGGCCAGCAATAGGCAGCTTCACCTCTATCCACTGGGCGATGGGTATCCAAGGCCCTTCGGCAACGTACCCGTGCGGAACACGTGTCCCCCGCTTGATGAGCTGACCGTCGTCGGTCGCGATGCTATGAACCACTGGGAGTTGCAAGAACGCTTGCTGAATCTCATCGTTGGCATCCTCACACCGAATCCACACGGTATCACCTTCCGGACATACCTCCAGGCTCGGCTGCGTACGCACGGCACCTAGTAGCTCGCTCGCGTCGCGATGCATCTTCCATACGAAGGTTGTCACGAGTCGGCTCCCAGACGCTCTAAAAGCTGATTGACAGTTGTTTCAAGGTGGGTCCGCTGCTGAGAATCACGAACCCATTGGCACCGCGCAGCAAGGAGCCCGAGTTGATCTCGGACGTAAGCTCGGTCCGTCTTAGGAAGCTCGCCAGTCTCGATACGCTCTGAAATGCGGTCCAACTCAGCAGCCAACCGTTCAGCGTCGGGCGTATCGTTATCTTGACTTCTAGGATGACTTGTTGCGACTTCCTCCTCAGTCGCCTCACGAAGGACGTCATCGATAATGGCAGAAAGGACGTCTTGCTGTTCTTCACGATCCCAAATGTGACGTAGCACCCACATGTCGGTGCGATTCACCACCAGCCGGCCGCAGAGCAGGGCGCTTGCAGCCAGTATTCTTTGCAGCTTGACCGCGCGACGATCTGAGACGGCAACGCCTACATGCCGCAGCCGATGCACCAAGTCCACATAGACCGGTTGCACGCCGGAGAGGTCGACCTGACTCAGTAGGGAGTTGAGCCGCTGGATATCTTCCACCGTAACCTCGGCGACCAGGTCGCTTTGGCTCGTATCTAACTTCCAACCAGCGGAAAGGACACTGGCAAGCTGCTCCTGATGTACGTTGTCGCTGCGGACGCGCAACAGAAAACGATCAAACAAAGCCGCCAGCGCTTCATCTTGGGGCAAACAGTTACTTGCTCCCACCACCATTAGCGTCGGCAGGTGGCGAGTTTCGCGACCGCGGCGAAAGATTCGTTCGTTGAGAACCAACAACAGGCTATTCAGAATTGCGCTATTCGCATTCAGCAACTCGTCAAGGAAAACAAACGTTGCCTCCGGCAACATTCCCTCGGTATTGGTGATTAATTCGCCATCGCGAAGTTTACGAATATCGAATGGACCGAAGATTTCATTCGGTTCGGAAAATCTCGTTAGCAGATAGTCAAAGACTTTACCCTCCATCCGCCGGGCTAATTGCTGCACCAAAGCGCTCTTGGCCGTCCCAGGTGGTCCCAAAATGAAGAGATTCTCTCGAGCAACGAGGCATATCCCCAACAGATCGATGATCTCGTCCTTGCCCACGAAAGCCCGCTTCATGGGATCCAACACGCTTTCGCGTAGCTTTTCACCTAGCTCTAGAATCTGGGCCGTTTCTTCCGGTGAACGCACAACACTCACGCCGTCTCTCCATTCTCAGTTGCGTAATCGATTAATGCTAGGTTTGCGGCCAACTCGGGGTACATCCCCACGGCAGCCAGCACATGCTCGCGGACCAGGTCGTCAGCGAGTCGAGACTGATCTGATTGCGAGATGACCCGATCGACGTATAGCGTCATAAGTCCTGGGCTTTGGTACATTGCTTGGAGGTCGGTATCTTCGATGCCTGCCATGCCCACCGAGGACAGTGGCCAGTTGTGAGCCCAACCCCTCAAGATCTTTTCCAGGGGATCGTCACTCGAGGCAGAGTGCACAAACTTGACGAGATCTGGCAGAAAGCGAAATACAAGGTCGACCGAGTAATGCACCTCGGGACCAGCTCTACCGTCGACCGATGGAGCGAGCGCCGCATGCATCGCCTGCTCGTCCACGGCGCGAAAGATCGCGAACTGACAAGCCAAACAAAACTGCTCGGCCGCCCAACTTGCCGCTTCCGGATTGTACTTAGGAACAGGGCTGGGGCACTCGAGACGCCACAACCGTTCATACCGCGCAAGAACCTCTGCCGCGGCGGATTTCTGCTGGGGCGGGATAGGCCCCAAATCGGGAACCGAAGCGCGGCCCTCTCCGAGCAGTGTTTCCAAAAACTGACAGTAGTCCATTCCACATCCTGTGCCAACGTGTTCCTTCGCCCTGTTGTCTTAGAAAGACATTTGCCAGGACCATTAGTTCGTCGGGAATGGCTCTATCATGAGGATTTGCGGAAAAGAATGCCAGAACGTTGATGGAAATTAAACAGCGTTGGCGACTGTGAGACGCAATCGGCTATTTTTTCGATTGCTGGTACTTTTGCTGATACTTCTCGTAAAGCATCGTCTGCTTGTTGCTTAGGTCGACTGGCTTACCAGCGATCCATGCCGATTGAATCTGGGTAGCAGCTTCCAGGGGGTCGCCGTCGCACAGAATCAAAGTCGCGTCCTTTCCCTTTTCCAGACTTCCGACCTTGTCGGCAACACCCAGAATTTCCGCTGGGGAAAGCGTAATGGCCCGCATGGCTTCCTCTTTGCTCAAACCAAACGCGACCGCCGTAGCCGCATGGTAGGGAAGGTTTCGGACATTCCACGCATTGGATCGTTCGTAGCCTGAGATGCAGAATCGAATTCCAGCATCCTGAAGTCGCTTAGCCAGCGTGTAAGCGGCATCGTATGGGTCGTCTCGACGACGTGGGTTACGGTGGATGGCCGAGACAATAACCGGAATGTCATACTTCTTCATCAACTCTCGGCATTGGGGTGCGTCATAGCCGCCAAAGATGACCAGTTTCACCTCCTGCTCGGTGGCAAAGGTGATTGCCCTGGTAATGTCGTTTGCCCGATCGGCATGAATGATGATGGGCTGCTCGCCACTAAGTACTTTGTCCATCGATTCGAGGCGGGCATCATGCAGGATCTTCGACTTTGCCTCTTGCCCCTGGTTGTATCGCCGTGCCTCGTCAAAGAATTCGGCCAGACGTTCTTTCTCTTCTTGGCTATCCATCGAGATAATCATGCCGGCGCGAGGCAATACCGTCATGTCTTCGTAGGTCCAGCCGTCGAGTTGAAGCACGGCGCTTTGCCCGGAAATTAACCCGCCTGCTGGTGCCGTCATCGTTAAGAGAACACCATTGGACCGAGTCACTGGGATGATCTCGCCATCTGGATCAACGCTGACGTGTGCCTTCACATTCGGATTTAGACTGCCTGACTCGCGATAATCGTTACTTGCTCTGACCGACGAAATCTCTGTCAGGCCAATTCGCGAATACGGTTCAAACATGCCCGGATAAACATGCTTACCATTCGCCTTAATGACTTGCGCACCCTTGGGAACGGGAACTTTGTCGCCAACTGCCGTAATCCTTCCTTTCTCGAAGACCAAAACTCCTTGCTTGATCGCTGGGCCTGATACGGGATGAATCGTCGCTCCAACGATCGCGACTGGTCCCTTCGGCATTGCTCCAGGGATTTGATCAGAAGCCGAGGACACGCCTACAAGGCAGGCCAGGATGAGGATCGTTCGCAGTCGGATAGAAATATGCATCGTTTCGTTCTTTGGAAGTCAGTGAAGGAAAATGGATCAGAGCGTCATAGCCATGAATTAATGCTCGTGGCCGTGCTCGTGCTCGTCGTGGCTATGACAAAACTCATCGTGCCGTGGCCAGAGTTGAGAACCATCCTCCAGCGATTCTCCTTCTTCCATCATGGGCGCCCTCGTATCCAGAATCTTCTGAACCAGGGTATTCTTCATCTCGGCGACTTTCTTTTGTCGATTCTGTTCTTCCTGTCGATCGAAATACTTGCTTCCGTCGATCCAGGTTTGTTCGCAGACGCTGAAATTGGAAAGAGGCGGGCCCGACCAGATCGCAAGGTCGGCATGCTTTCCAGGCTCGATTGAACCTACAAACTTTTCAATCCGCAGCTGAATAGCAGGATTAATCGTGATGAACTTGAGTGCTTCTTCCGGCGAGAGGTTTCCGTACTTGACCGCCTTGGCGGCCTCTTGATTCATACGTCGGCCGAGCTCCCAGTCGTCGGAGTTGAAGGAGACGACCACACCTTGGTCGTGCATGAGCGCCCCGTTGTAAGGAATCGCGTCCCTCACTTCGACCTTGTAAGCCCACCAGTCCGAGAACGTCGATCCAGTCGCTCCATGCTGCTTCATGGCATCGGCAACCTTGTAGCCTTCGAGAATATGTTGGAGCGAACCGATCGTAATGTCGTATTCGTCCAGCACACGGATCAGGGCCAAGATTTCGTCCTGACGATAGCTATGGCAGTGAACCCAGCGTTTTCCGTTCAAGATCTCAACGATCGCATCAAGTTCGAGATCACGTCTTGGCGGAAGACCACGTTTATTCTTCGCATAGTCCTTGTGTGCCTGTTGATACTGCTCGGCCACGCGGAATTCGTCGCGAAACACCTGCTCGACACCCATCCGCGTTTGCGGGTAGCGGGTATTGAAGTCATCACCCCAGTTGCTCTGCTTTACGTTTTCGCCCAAGGCGAACTTAATACCGGCTGGGGCTTCTCGGAATTTGAGATCATCAAAACTCGATCCCCACCGCATCTTGATAACCTGATTCTGACCGCCGATCGGATTAGCCGAACCGTGCAGGACGTTAGCGGTCGTCAAGCCGCCAGCAAGTTGCCAATAAATGGTTATATCGTCTGCATCGACGAAGTCAGCGATTCGCACTTCTGCCGTGATCGCCTGACCACTTTCATTGATACCGCCGTCAGTCGCGATATGCGAATGGCAATCGATCAGGCCGGCCGTGATATGCTTCCCAGTCGCGTCTACGACTAGTGCATTGCTGGGAACAGCGACTTTCTTACCGACCTTTTCGATCTTTCCATTTTTGATCAGGACAGTTCCCTTTTCGATTTTTCCCTGAGGGCCACTCGTCCAGATCGTCGCGTCGGTGAACGCGACAATCGCCTCTCGCTTGACGGCTTCTTCTCGTCCGTAGGCACCCAATGGATATTGCACGGGGAAACTGGCCATACGGACACGCTTGCTTTTGTCTTCGTCTTCCTTCAGATGTTCCGCGTCGTTCGACTTATCGTCCGATTCTTTCTCTTTAGTATCCTTCTTTTCTTCGAGCGTTTCGGAATGCATTCCTGACGGGATCATCGTGACTGGCGAAACGGACCCGTCGGGCCAGCGAAGGGTGCCGTGCCGCGTCTCGACGTCATCCTGGTACACGATGGAAAGCGTCGCGACGCCTCGAATGCCGAAGCTATCGGCGATGAACTGTGCGGTGAACTGTCCGTCCTCGAACTTAATCGACTTGAGTTCGACCTTGTCCTTGAACTTCGGCGTCGTTTCCGCTGGACGAATGGTACCTTTCAGGTTCTTGTCGCCAACCAGATTGAGCAACAGTACCTTGTCGGTCTTTTCGGGTGCCTCTTGGATCGAAATCTTCCAATCACTCGCCAGCCCCTCAGGCTTCTCTTCCTGATGTTCATAGCGGTGACCATTGACCCACGTCTCGACAACTTCTGCTTTTTCTTCAAACCAAGGCTTCGAGGTCACGACCAGGCTAGCCAGCTTGCCCTCTTCGATGGTGCCCAGTTGCTTGTCAATTCCCAAGCGTTTGGCAGGCACAGTCGTCATTGCCGCCAAGGCATCTGCTTCATCCAACCCCCGCTGTACGGCGATTCGCAAATTCTTCAGAAACAGGGAAGGGGACTCCAGTCGATGCGTTGTCAGCAGAACCTCGACCTTACGATCGACCAGCCGTGCCAAGTTTTCTGGAGCATGATCCCAGTGCATGAGGGCTTGCAGGGTCGCATTGTCCGCTGCCTGGGGCGTCGCCACATTGGGTGCCTTGGCGAAATCGATAGGCACAACAAGCGTTCGTTTCGTTTTCGCAATCGCGTCAAGTTGGCGATATTCTCGACCGCTTCCAATGGCGATCAAGTCGAGACCGAATTCCCGGGCAAACTCATCGGCACGCAGCAGGAATTGGTCGTTGCTCGTCTCGATCATGACGGGTAGTTTGCCATCGACATACGGCTGCATAGCAGCCAGTGTCACGTTCTGCTCAGGAAGCGGAAGATCGGCATCTGCGAGCACGGCCTTGTGAGCATCGCGATACCACTGGGCGTCATAGAAGGCTTGGCGAGAAAGGGCAACGGCGCCCATGGGTGAGTTCGGGTAGTTACCGCGTCCACGCCTGCGACCAAGCGTTAATTCACCGACGAGGGAAAATTGATCCCGAAGCACCAACCGTGATAGTTCGTCGTCGCCCAACGCATAGATGGCTGATCGACCTTTGATAATTCCATCTTGTGGGGCGATCAGGCGGGCTACAAACCCTTGCTTCCGAAGTTCGCCGGCAGCCAAGTCGCCCTTTGTCAAAGCTCCTCGTACGTCGAACTCAGACCGGATATTTGAATTCCAGTAGCTGGTTGGCGGTCGACTGTTGGCCTCCTCGAACGATACTTCGGCGTAGCTGTCGATAAAGCCGGGATAGACAAACTTGCCATCCAGATCGATGACCTTCGCTTCGGCGGGAATACTCACCTTATTGCCGATCGCTACAATCTTGGCATCGCGGATCAGAATGGTACCCGACTCTGGCTCTTTGCCGGCTGAACGGATCACTTTCCCGCCTGTGAGTGCAAAGACACGCAGAGGATGGCGATGCAACCCTTCTTCGTGACGCGATGTCGGTGGGAAGGTCTGAGCGGTAGCGGAAAGGGAAAGGAAGGCCAGTAGAAGGATGGCAAGCGGGAAGGAGCGTTTCATCAAGGATGACTCAAGCGAGATATATGCGGGCGGTTTGCATCGGAAACATTAGCCGAACAGGCTGGATTTCCTCATCTAAGATAGTCCGAAACCGTGGCTGGCTCGTCATCTTTTTGCGCGATTTTTAACATTATCCGCTAGGTTTGCAACCACTCTTGAGACGGTTGAGACCTTTGCCCCGATTTATTTGCAGGAACCAGCTAATTCATGAATTCTTATGTCAGGATTTCATGCTTCGTCCGTATCTTCTTGTAGCAGAATAACTAAGGACAATCTTCTTGATCCGAACCGGTGAGTGAACGTCCCTCGACGTGCGATCTTCCGCCACTTCCTGGTAATAGATGGCAATGAAATCGAATTCGAGAAACTGTAACCATTTGTTAGTTTAGATCATAGGCTTATACCGCCTAGGCATCTCCTTCTCCTTCCCCCGTCCCATCATCGGAACCGCTTCCTAGCCAAGCCATTCCACGTAGGTCTTCGGAATGATTCCACCCCGCAATTGCTATACCCGATCGGCGTACTTCCTGTCGATCATTATCCCACTGCTGATGGCAGTTGCTCTCGTCGATGAGCTTTGTGCCCAGTCGCCGCAATCATCGGTCCAGGACCAACACTTCGTCCAGAAAATCCGGCCGTTGCTTAAGGCGTACTGTTACGACTGCCACGGTGCTGAAACTCAAGAGGCTGACCTGAGGATCGACACGCTCGAAACGGACTTTACCAAATCGACCTCGGCCAGCATTTGGATCGAGGTCATGGACAAGATGAACCTGGGAGAGATGCCCCCGGAAGATTCACCTTCGCCTACGACACCTGAGCTTGCCGCCGTTACCCACTGGATCGCGGCCGAGTTACGTCAAGCCGAACGCCATAGTCTGGGCAACGAGGGAAGGGTCATCCTCCGTCGGATGAATCGTGCCGAATATACCAACACAGTGCGCGACCTTTTGCATCTCAAGTTTCTACCAGGCGAAAGTCCCGAGAGTGTTCTGCCGCCCGACGGTACGGCTGAAGGGTTCGACAAAGTATCCGTCGCACTCATGCTCGATCCATCGTTGTTAGATAAGTACTTCGAGGTCGCCCAGCGGATTGCCGACAAGGCGATCGTGGATGGCCCACCACCATTCGCCACCGAGACAATGCGGCTGGAGATGGAGGATATCGCTCAGAATCGGGCAATCGATTACCTATGCGCAACACCCGGCATCGAGTGCCAGGAAAAGGCGATCGTTTTGATGCAAGGCTCGACTCGATCGTTTGGCGTGATGAAGTATCCCGGAACCCGCAACGAAATCCCCGTTAACGGGATGTATCGTATTCGCGTTCGAGCCTGGGGGCAGCGTGGTGCCGACGGCGAGCCCGTCATCATGCGTTTGCGACAAGGGCACCCAAGCGCCGACCAGCAGCTTCTACTCGAAACAGAAGTAACGGATGAACCCAAGATCTACGAGATCATCGTCCCCCGCGACCCGAAGTGTGGTGAATACAACGTTTTGATCGTCAATCAGACAGGCTTTCAGACAACCAGCCGCGTCGGCAGCGAAATTCGAAGACAACAGGAACAGGCCGGCAAAGCCAAAGATTACGAAAGGGTGATGCGGCTTCAATCGCGCCAACAGCTAGAGAACTTGACTTGGGGGAGGCCGAATCCCGATGCTGCGGATACGACTAAGCTACGGAAACTAGTCGTTGACTGGCTTGAGTGTGAAGGCCCTTTATACGATCAGTGGCCACCCAAGAGTCACGAAACGCTCTTCTTTCGAGGACAAGATGCCGGCGAGGATGAAGCTTACCTCCGAGAAATCTTCACTCAGTTCCTGCCACAAGCGTTTCGGCGTCCAGTCACCCAGGGTGAAATCGATAAGGTCGTCACGCTCTGTCAGTCCGAACTCGATGCTGGCGAGTCGTATCACGATGCCGTTCGGACGGGACTGATTTCGATCCTGTGTTCTCCGAAGTTTCTTTACATTGTGGAACCATCCTCGTCCAATCAGCAGCGGGCCCTCACTGACTGGGAGCTTGCTTCGCGGCTGAGTTACTTCCTTTGGTCGAGCATGCCTGACGAAGAACTGTTTAAACTGGCTGAGAGCGGGCAGCTTCGCCAGCCGGATGTTCTTTCGTCCCAGGTCGACCGAATGCTCGCCGACGAAAAGAGCCAAGGCTTTGTACATGGCTTTGGAGCCCAATGGCTAAAGACTGACGAGTTCCGCAATTTCATGCCAGACGCCAACTTGTACAAGGAATACGACGATGAACTTGGCGAGGCGATGGTCGGCGAAGTGATTGCATTTTTCGACGAGGTCCTCCGGAAGGACGAGTCGGCCTTGTCATTTTTCGACGCCGACTGGACCATGCTCAATGAGCGACTTGCCGATTTCTATGGAGTATCCGGTGTCGAAGGGGATGAGTTCCGTCGAGTGAAACTGCCTGACGACTCCCCGCGTGGTGGTCTCCTGGCGATGGCTGGCGTAGCTATGCGAGGCTCCGACGGCAACCGAACCAAACCGGTGAACCGCGGAGTGTACGTTCGCGAAGTGCTATTCAATGACCCGCCGAATCCGCCACCACCCAATGCGGGTGAGGTGGAACCCAATATTAAAGGTGAGAAGCTCACCGTTCGGGAGCGTTTGATCCAACACCAGCAGATTGCCTCGTGTGCGGCCTGTCACCGGACGATCGATTGCTATGGAATGGCGTTGGAAAACTTCAACGCTATTGGAGCTTGGCGTACCAATCAGGACGGAGAAGACTTTCGTGGTCGCAATACTCCACCAATTGATGCCTCTGGTACACTCCCCAATGGAAACTCATTTGATGGCTTTGAGGACTTCAAAGCACTTTTGCTCGATCAAAAGGATCGCTTTGCTCATGGCCTGTCGGAAAAAATGCTGACCTACGCCCTGGGTCGTCCCATCGAACCAACCGATCGGCCATTGATCGATCGACTTGCCGAGCAAATGCAGGCCGACAACTATACCCTTACATCCCTGATTCACGGCGTTGTCGCCAGCCAGGCGTTTCACACCAAGTAACTCACGCATTTTTCATAGGATGGATTCCTCATGCCTTGCTCCAAGAAGCCTTGGATTTCGCGGCGTACGTTCCTGCGAGGAACCGGAGTTGCGATGGCACTTCCTTACCTCGAAGCGATGATGCCTTCGAGCGTGTTAGCGGCCCCCACGCCGGAAGCACCGGCCCGTATGGGAATGTTCTACCTGGGAACCGGTATGAACATGCGGCAGTTCTGGCCAGATCAGGAAGGCCTCGACTATCAGGCTTCGCGCATCTTGAAGCCGCTCGACAAGCACCGGGGAAAGTTCACGGCCCTCAACGGTACCTTTTTGAAAGAAGGGGGTGGCCACGACGGTGCCTATCCGTTTAGTACTTCGATTGCCAAAGGTGAACGACAACGGCAAAGCCCTGACCAGATCGCAGCCCAGGCGATCGGCTCCGATACGCGATTTTCCTCGCTTCAACTTTCTGTTGACCGTGGAACGAACTACGGCAGCCAGGCGCTCGCTACGATATCGTGGAACGAGCAAGGCGTACCGCTGGCAGCTGAGAACGATCCCAAAGTGCTCTTCGACCGCCTCTTCCGGCCCGACACTAAAGAACAAAAAGCAGAAGAGAAGAACGAGTTTCGTCGGCGCAAATCCATTCTCGATCTCGTCCGTGATGATGCCAAGCAGTTAGCAAGCAAACTCGGTGAGAGCGATCGCGATCAATTGGATCAATACTACACATCGGTCCGAGAACTCGAAAAGTCACTCGCTCGTCGCGTTGAGTGGGCCGATACGCCGAAGCCTCCGGTAGAAACCGACGAC includes:
- a CDS encoding AAA family ATPase, which gives rise to MSVVRSPEETAQILELGEKLRESVLDPMKRAFVGKDEIIDLLGICLVARENLFILGPPGTAKSALVQQLARRMEGKVFDYLLTRFSEPNEIFGPFDIRKLRDGELITNTEGMLPEATFVFLDELLNANSAILNSLLLVLNERIFRRGRETRHLPTLMVVGASNCLPQDEALAALFDRFLLRVRSDNVHQEQLASVLSAGWKLDTSQSDLVAEVTVEDIQRLNSLLSQVDLSGVQPVYVDLVHRLRHVGVAVSDRRAVKLQRILAASALLCGRLVVNRTDMWVLRHIWDREEQQDVLSAIIDDVLREATEEEVATSHPRSQDNDTPDAERLAAELDRISERIETGELPKTDRAYVRDQLGLLAARCQWVRDSQQRTHLETTVNQLLERLGADS
- a CDS encoding DUF1592 domain-containing protein, giving the protein MIPPRNCYTRSAYFLSIIIPLLMAVALVDELCAQSPQSSVQDQHFVQKIRPLLKAYCYDCHGAETQEADLRIDTLETDFTKSTSASIWIEVMDKMNLGEMPPEDSPSPTTPELAAVTHWIAAELRQAERHSLGNEGRVILRRMNRAEYTNTVRDLLHLKFLPGESPESVLPPDGTAEGFDKVSVALMLDPSLLDKYFEVAQRIADKAIVDGPPPFATETMRLEMEDIAQNRAIDYLCATPGIECQEKAIVLMQGSTRSFGVMKYPGTRNEIPVNGMYRIRVRAWGQRGADGEPVIMRLRQGHPSADQQLLLETEVTDEPKIYEIIVPRDPKCGEYNVLIVNQTGFQTTSRVGSEIRRQQEQAGKAKDYERVMRLQSRQQLENLTWGRPNPDAADTTKLRKLVVDWLECEGPLYDQWPPKSHETLFFRGQDAGEDEAYLREIFTQFLPQAFRRPVTQGEIDKVVTLCQSELDAGESYHDAVRTGLISILCSPKFLYIVEPSSSNQQRALTDWELASRLSYFLWSSMPDEELFKLAESGQLRQPDVLSSQVDRMLADEKSQGFVHGFGAQWLKTDEFRNFMPDANLYKEYDDELGEAMVGEVIAFFDEVLRKDESALSFFDADWTMLNERLADFYGVSGVEGDEFRRVKLPDDSPRGGLLAMAGVAMRGSDGNRTKPVNRGVYVREVLFNDPPNPPPPNAGEVEPNIKGEKLTVRERLIQHQQIASCAACHRTIDCYGMALENFNAIGAWRTNQDGEDFRGRNTPPIDASGTLPNGNSFDGFEDFKALLLDQKDRFAHGLSEKMLTYALGRPIEPTDRPLIDRLAEQMQADNYTLTSLIHGVVASQAFHTK
- a CDS encoding amidohydrolase family protein, with product MHISIRLRTILILACLVGVSSASDQIPGAMPKGPVAIVGATIHPVSGPAIKQGVLVFEKGRITAVGDKVPVPKGAQVIKANGKHVYPGMFEPYSRIGLTEISSVRASNDYRESGSLNPNVKAHVSVDPDGEIIPVTRSNGVLLTMTAPAGGLISGQSAVLQLDGWTYEDMTVLPRAGMIISMDSQEEKERLAEFFDEARRYNQGQEAKSKILHDARLESMDKVLSGEQPIIIHADRANDITRAITFATEQEVKLVIFGGYDAPQCRELMKKYDIPVIVSAIHRNPRRRDDPYDAAYTLAKRLQDAGIRFCISGYERSNAWNVRNLPYHAATAVAFGLSKEEAMRAITLSPAEILGVADKVGSLEKGKDATLILCDGDPLEAATQIQSAWIAGKPVDLSNKQTMLYEKYQQKYQQSKK
- a CDS encoding amidohydrolase family protein, coding for MKRSFPLAILLLAFLSLSATAQTFPPTSRHEEGLHRHPLRVFALTGGKVIRSAGKEPESGTILIRDAKIVAIGNKVSIPAEAKVIDLDGKFVYPGFIDSYAEVSFEEANSRPPTSYWNSNIRSEFDVRGALTKGDLAAGELRKQGFVARLIAPQDGIIKGRSAIYALGDDELSRLVLRDQFSLVGELTLGRRRGRGNYPNSPMGAVALSRQAFYDAQWYRDAHKAVLADADLPLPEQNVTLAAMQPYVDGKLPVMIETSNDQFLLRADEFAREFGLDLIAIGSGREYRQLDAIAKTKRTLVVPIDFAKAPNVATPQAADNATLQALMHWDHAPENLARLVDRKVEVLLTTHRLESPSLFLKNLRIAVQRGLDEADALAAMTTVPAKRLGIDKQLGTIEEGKLASLVVTSKPWFEEKAEVVETWVNGHRYEHQEEKPEGLASDWKISIQEAPEKTDKVLLLNLVGDKNLKGTIRPAETTPKFKDKVELKSIKFEDGQFTAQFIADSFGIRGVATLSIVYQDDVETRHGTLRWPDGSVSPVTMIPSGMHSETLEEKKDTKEKESDDKSNDAEHLKEDEDKSKRVRMASFPVQYPLGAYGREEAVKREAIVAFTDATIWTSGPQGKIEKGTVLIKNGKIEKVGKKVAVPSNALVVDATGKHITAGLIDCHSHIATDGGINESGQAITAEVRIADFVDADDITIYWQLAGGLTTANVLHGSANPIGGQNQVIKMRWGSSFDDLKFREAPAGIKFALGENVKQSNWGDDFNTRYPQTRMGVEQVFRDEFRVAEQYQQAHKDYAKNKRGLPPRRDLELDAIVEILNGKRWVHCHSYRQDEILALIRVLDEYDITIGSLQHILEGYKVADAMKQHGATGSTFSDWWAYKVEVRDAIPYNGALMHDQGVVVSFNSDDWELGRRMNQEAAKAVKYGNLSPEEALKFITINPAIQLRIEKFVGSIEPGKHADLAIWSGPPLSNFSVCEQTWIDGSKYFDRQEEQNRQKKVAEMKNTLVQKILDTRAPMMEEGESLEDGSQLWPRHDEFCHSHDEHEHGHEH